In Candidatus Hydrogenedentota bacterium, the sequence GGCAACAAGGGTGCGGACGCCGCCATGGCCGCGTTGGAGATGATGAGCCTGATGGAGCAACTGGAACGTGCTTAATCGCCAGGCACGGCGCCGCGGCCGCGAGCGCGCGCTTCAGTTTCTGTTCAGCCTGGATTTCACGGGGGGCGACTACCGGGAACAACTGGAAGGCTTCTGGGCGATCAACCCGGTCAAGCCCGGTGCGCGGCAGTACGCCGAGAAGCTGATCCACGGGGTCTGCGGCTGCCGTCAGGAACTGGACGACGAAATATCGGGCGCGCTGGATCGCTGGACTCCGGATCGCATCGGCTACATCGAGCGGAGCGCGCTCCGGATCGCGCTCTACGAGATGCGGCACTGCCCCGACGTGCCGGAGGCGGTGGCGATTAACGAGGCGATCGAGGTGGTGAAGATCTTCGGCGCCGACGAGGCCACCAAGTTTATCAACGGGGTGCTTGATCGGTTGAAGGGGGGGGCGCGCCCGGACTTGCGGTAGTTGCGCGCCACGGCCCGGCGCTTGCATCGCCGCGCGCCGCGCGGCTACGCTGTACCCATGCCCTTCGTTGATCTTCACCTGCACAGCACTTGCTCCGACGGGTCGGATCCGCCCGAGACGGTGGCGGCGCGGGCGAAGGCGGCCGGGGCTGTTGCCATTGCGCTTACGGACCATGACACGATGGCGGGTGTGCCCGCCGCGCGCGCGGCCGCCGAGGCACTGGGGCTCGGGTATATCAGCGGAGTCGAAATCAGCGCGGGATTTGAGGGGCGGGAGATTCACGTGATCGGCCTCGGGCTGGATCACGAGGATACGGGTCTGGTGTCCGCGCTGGAAGCGCTGCGCGCCGCGCGCGACAGCCGGGGGCGCCTTATCCTGGCGCGGCTGGCGGAATTGGGGGTTGGCTTGCCGGCGTTTGAGATCGGGCCGGTGGATTCGGGATCCGCGCTGGGGCGCATGCATATTGCCCAGGCCATGGCGGAGCGCGGTTACGTGAAGCAGGTGCAGGAGGCCTTTGACCGCTACCTGAATCCGGGCCGACCCGCATTTGTGCCCAAGGAAACGATTCCGCTCGCGGCGTCCATTGACCTCATTCATGGTGCGGGCGGGCTTGCGTTTCTGGCGCATCCCGGGCTGGGGAATTGGGTGCGCAAGGCGCTCCCCGCCTTGCTGGCCTTTCCCTTTGATGGGATTGAAGCGTACCACGTGAGCCATTCCCCGGGGCGCACGGAAGGTTTCCTCGCGCTTGCGCGCGAGCGCGGCCTGCTGGTCACCGGCGGCAGCGATTGCCACGGCACGATCAAGGGGAAGGCGCTGCTGGGCTCGGTCCAGACGCCGGAACGGGTGTTTGCCGCGATCATGGCGCGGTTACGATCCGGCTTGTTGGCGGAGTAGATGCGGCGCGCGTTCGCGGGAACCGCGGGTATTGCCGGGTCAGCCAGGGATGGCAAACCTCCCGCCATGCGGGAGCGCTCAGCCAGGCAGGCGGATCAATCCCTGATCTTTAAGCCAGGCGGCCACCCGCTCCGCGGCGAGCGCGTGGCCCGCTTCGTTCCAGTGCGAGTCCTCGAATTGGTGATACAGCACGGTCCCGGATTCCGACTGGGCGAGAAAGTCCGGCAGCAAGTCGAGGAACGGGATTCCGGCCTCCTCGCAGATTGCGGCCAGCCGCTTGTGGGGCCGTTCAAAGTCGAGCGCCATATCGGGATAGCGCTCCCGGACGGCGGAACGGTGGGCCGGTATCGCCTGTAATTTTGAGGGTACGGTGAAGACGGCGAGGGTGGCGCCCGCGCTCTCGACGTCTTGTTTGAGCTGCCGTAAGACGGCGCCCGTTACGCGGAAGGCGTCTTCCCATAGTTCGTCGAAGGGTTCCGCCGTTTCGTCCTCCGGATCGGGGTGGTTTTCCGCGTACACGCCGAGATGGATGGCTATTTCCTCGCCGGGCTCATGGATTTTCTGCCGGAATCGCGAGCGGGCGCGCTTGTAATAATTCTCGACCACGCTTTTCGTCAGGGCGTCGAGGCGCATCAGCCAGGGGCTGTACCGCCGCCACGCGGCCTCGAACTCCTCGGCGGCCCGTTCGTACTGGGGCGGCTGCAAGACCAGTTCGCCGTCTCCGCCGATCGCGGCGAATGGCGCGCTGAAGTAGCGCCCGTCATCCTCGCCCCACATCATTCGGGAGAGGCCCGCGACGTTGCCGTAGACGTCGTTCTCGGCGTAGAAGGCCAGCAGGACGACGCGCGGGTGGAAATGCCTGCCGCGCGCCTCGAACTGGCGCCAGGCCTGCACCGTGCTGAAGCCGCCTACGCCCAGGTTAATGACGCGGCGGGCGCCGGGGCTTGCGGCGGATTCCAGCGCGTGGCAGAATCCCGCTTCCTCGGGCACCTGGGATGCTTCCATAAACGAGTCGCCGAGCACGGCGATGGTGGTCACATCGGGTTCGGGTTCCGGGGTGTGATCGGGCCCGCGCAGGCCCTCGGCGTTCGTCTTGATGACGAGCTGGTAATCCAGGGTGCTCCGCGCGGCGACCTGATTGGGGGCGAGCCGCCAGCCGGTCTCCGGGTCGGGTTCATGCACCACGGGGGGCAGGTGGGCATGTTCCCAAACGAGGCCGCCATAGTGGTAGAGGCGCAGCCCGACTTCCGCGGCGAGAAAGGCTGCCAGGAGGCTCGCCACAACAAACCCGGCGTTGACCAATCCAGATTTCAGCTTGAGGCGGAATTCCCTCTTCACTACATACTCCCGTGTTGTGCGGGGGCCTACCGTTGCGCCGGGTCGTAGCGGGTTCCATCGTCCCGCTGCCGATCCCAGACGGGATCCCGCGCGGGATCGTCCAGCGCGCCGTAGCGGTGCGGTCTCCGGTAGGCGTTCCCCCAGATTGTGTTGCGGCGCCGCTCCCGCAGGGCGTCGAGATCGAAGGTTGCGATGTACACGCCCTCGCGCGCTCCGGCCATGACGAGCCGGTTTCCCGCGCCGTCGTAGGCGACGGAACGCCCGTTCTTGTGGGGCCGGGGGTAATTGGCCATGGCCACGCCGATGGCGTTTTCCCAGGCCCGAACCTTGAACTGGTCGAGGCGCAATTCATCGAGCTTACTGGCATTGGGCGTCAGCACGAGTTCGGCGCCTTTCAGCATCAGAATCCGGGCGCTCTCGGGATGCTCGCGATCGAAGCAAATCATGGCGCCGACCGACACCGTGCCGGCGGGCGTGTCCAGATCGCCGACAACGAATTCGTCGCCCGGCGTCGTGGCCGCCTCCAGCGGCGTGAAGTCGGATGTGTGGATTTTCGCGTAGGTAAAGACTTCTCTTCCGTGGCGGTCGAAGAGGGTAATGACGTTGCGTGGGGCGGGGTCGTGGGTTTCCAGGTAGGTGATGGCGATCGCCATCCCCAGTTCCTTTGCGAGCGCGGCGAAGCGCTGGATGGGTTCCGAATCAAGCGTGAGGGTCAGTTTCCGGTAGGCATCGAGCGCGCCCTCGCGGTTTTCCGGTGGGGTGAAACCGACGCTCCACAGCTCGGGCATCAGGGCGATATCGGCGCGTTTTGCGGCGGCTTTCCGGCAAAATTCCTCCGCTTTTTCGAGGTTGGCGGCGACGTCGGCCCCTTTCGGAGCCATTTGCAGGAGCGCCACCCGGATTTCCGCGGCGGCCGCCGCCGGACCGGGTCCGATCAGGGCGATCAGGGCACAGGCTACGAGGGTTCGTTTCATGAATGAGTTGCGTCGGGTCATGGGCGAATTCTTATGGGTTTCGGCGTGGATTACGGCGACACCTCGCAGTTTCTGAGGCTCGACTTCAAGGCCAAGATCCCCTCTTCGGTCACGCCCGAGCTCGGCGTGATGTGGAGGCGTTTGAGCGAGGGCAGGCCCTGGAAGAAGTCGATGCTCTGGTTGGAAATGGAGGCGCCCATAACGGTCACGTCGGCGAGGTAGGGCTGTTGCGAGAAATTGTTCAGACCGGCGTCGGTCATCCGGTAGAGGTTGATCAATTCAAGCGTCCGCAGATGCTTGAAGCGGCTCAGGGCGCCGAGGCCCGCGTCGGTGACGTCGATTTCCTTCAGGGAGAGGTGGAGCAATCCGGTGTGGCGGCCGACATGCGCGAGCCCGCTGTCTTTCGTGTTGGGGCCGGAGAGGCCAACGCCCTGAAGGGCGCCCGGGTCTATAGCGTCCAGGAATGAGAGGTCGCTGGTGTCGTACCCAACTTCCAGGCGGGCCTCAACGCCTTCGGCCAGGGAGACGGATCCCTGCGCCTGGCCGCGTTCGGTCCAGCTTCCGGGGTTTTCGGGGTTCCACGGCCGGGTGAATATGCGTCCGACGGACGCCGCGGGGAAGGCGAGCGTGCGCGCGGGCGGCCTTGCGACAACCTGCCCGAAAGGCACGAGTTCCGCCGGGCGGTCTTGTATCACGGCGCGGGGCAGGACGGTGGCAAGCAAATCCCGGCCATCGCGGCTGATGGGCGCGTCGACCTCGAGTCTGCGCAATTCCGGCAATGCGGCCAGATGGCCCAGGTTATCGTCGTTCAGGATCAGGCGGGGCAGCGAGAGGGACCAGATGTACGGGGCGTCCAGCGTACGCAGGACCGAGAGGTCGGCGGCGGCCTCGTCGTTCATTTGCAGGCGGAACACCTGATCAGACATGGCGTTCACGGCGCCCAGCGCGCCTTGTTCGACGGGCTCCCAGGCGCCGGTGTCAAAGGCGCTGCGCGCCACGGCGTAGAGATCGCCGAGGGAACGGTCGGCGGGGAAATGCAGTACGATTTCCTGGACGGTCTCGACGGGGAGCGGCGTGGGCCTCAAGTAATTATTGTAGACGAAAATGAAGGCAATCCCCGCGGCGACGATGCCGCCCATGACGAGGTACGGGATGCGGCTTCCCGTGGAATAGCGCTCCTTGGCGCGTTTGAGCAGGAATTCCGTGCGCGCGAGGGTGTCGTCCTGCTCGTCGAGGGTCTTCCGCAGGGTTTCGACTTCGGCGCGGGCCTTTTCGAGGCTTTCCAGCTGCCTTCGTTCCTCGTCTTTGAGGAGTTCCAATTCCTTGTGGAGGGCTTCCTGCGAGGTGTCGGCGTCGGTGCGCTGCTTCTCCAGGAGCGCGAGCTCGCGCTTGAGCTCGTCGACGGCGGCCTGATTTCGGGCCTTTTCCTCGTTGGCGCGCTGTGCGGCGGCCTGCTGATCGGCGAGGGCCTGCTGGAGGGCTTCGAGCTCCTTGCGGGACTGCTCCAGCGCGGCGTTCTTTTCTTCCTCGTTCTTGCGAAGGGATTCGAGTTCGCCGGCGAGTTCGGATTCGGAGGATGCGGCTTCCCGGGCCTTGGCCTGGATTGCGGCGAGCTCTTCTTGAAGCCGCCGCATCTGCTCCTGGCTGGCCTCGTCGGTGTCGGCGGCTTTCTGGACTTCCTGTTCGCGGGCGGCGAGGGCCTGGCGGAGCTCTTCGACTTCCTTGCGGGCATCCTCGAGGGCCTGGGATTTGCGGGACTCGTTTTCACGCAGTTGTTCGACTTCGCTCGAGAGGGTCTTTTCGGAGGAGTGGGCCTCGGTCGCCTGGCTGCGCAGGCCTTCGAGTTCCTTCTGCATGGCGGCGACCAGCGCTTCCTGCTCCGCATTGCTCGCACGGGCGTCATCCGCGGCGCGTTCGCGCGCCTCCAGGGCCTCGCGCAGCGCCACGAGTTCCTGGCGCGCGTCGTCGAGATCCTTTGTCTTTTGTGATTCGCTGGAGCGGAGCGAGTCGAGTTCCGCGGTGAGGTTCGCCTCGGAGGAGGATGCCTGGCTCGCCTTTTCGTGCAGCGAAGCGAGTTCCTTCTGCATTTCCGCGAGGCGGGCTTCCTGTTCGCTGCTGGTTTGCGCGGCCTGCTCCATGGCGGCCTCGCGCTCGCCCAACTGGCCGCGCAGGGCTTCCAGTTCCGCCCGGGCGTCGTCGAGGGTCTTGCTTTTCTCGGCTTCGCTTGCGCGCAGGGTTTCGAGTTCGGAGGCCAGCTGGGTTTCGGACTGGGAGGCCGACCGGGCCTCGTCCTGGAGCTTCGC encodes:
- a CDS encoding SGNH/GDSL hydrolase family protein, translating into MKREFRLKLKSGLVNAGFVVASLLAAFLAAEVGLRLYHYGGLVWEHAHLPPVVHEPDPETGWRLAPNQVAARSTLDYQLVIKTNAEGLRGPDHTPEPEPDVTTIAVLGDSFMEASQVPEEAGFCHALESAASPGARRVINLGVGGFSTVQAWRQFEARGRHFHPRVVLLAFYAENDVYGNVAGLSRMMWGEDDGRYFSAPFAAIGGDGELVLQPPQYERAAEEFEAAWRRYSPWLMRLDALTKSVVENYYKRARSRFRQKIHEPGEEIAIHLGVYAENHPDPEDETAEPFDELWEDAFRVTGAVLRQLKQDVESAGATLAVFTVPSKLQAIPAHRSAVRERYPDMALDFERPHKRLAAICEEAGIPFLDLLPDFLAQSESGTVLYHQFEDSHWNEAGHALAAERVAAWLKDQGLIRLPG
- a CDS encoding carbon-nitrogen hydrolase family protein, which translates into the protein MKRTLVACALIALIGPGPAAAAAEIRVALLQMAPKGADVAANLEKAEEFCRKAAAKRADIALMPELWSVGFTPPENREGALDAYRKLTLTLDSEPIQRFAALAKELGMAIAITYLETHDPAPRNVITLFDRHGREVFTYAKIHTSDFTPLEAATTPGDEFVVGDLDTPAGTVSVGAMICFDREHPESARILMLKGAELVLTPNASKLDELRLDQFKVRAWENAIGVAMANYPRPHKNGRSVAYDGAGNRLVMAGAREGVYIATFDLDALRERRRNTIWGNAYRRPHRYGALDDPARDPVWDRQRDDGTRYDPAQR
- a CDS encoding PHP domain-containing protein — its product is MPFVDLHLHSTCSDGSDPPETVAARAKAAGAVAIALTDHDTMAGVPAARAAAEALGLGYISGVEISAGFEGREIHVIGLGLDHEDTGLVSALEALRAARDSRGRLILARLAELGVGLPAFEIGPVDSGSALGRMHIAQAMAERGYVKQVQEAFDRYLNPGRPAFVPKETIPLAASIDLIHGAGGLAFLAHPGLGNWVRKALPALLAFPFDGIEAYHVSHSPGRTEGFLALARERGLLVTGGSDCHGTIKGKALLGSVQTPERVFAAIMARLRSGLLAE
- the nusB gene encoding transcription antitermination factor NusB, whose protein sequence is MLNRQARRRGRERALQFLFSLDFTGGDYREQLEGFWAINPVKPGARQYAEKLIHGVCGCRQELDDEISGALDRWTPDRIGYIERSALRIALYEMRHCPDVPEAVAINEAIEVVKIFGADEATKFINGVLDRLKGGARPDLR